GTTTCGCAGTGGCGATAATTGTCAAATAGACAATCGGGGTTTTAGGGCTGTCTGTGAAAATACCAGCGGTTACCGAGGTTTTATCAGGGGGCAGGAGTTCTGGGTTGAGGACTATTTGGAATGTGCTTCCTTCATCCGGTTGGATAACATCCGGCCCTGTGATTTCAGCGTAACTGCACCCCGTTTGAATCCTATGGATGTGGAGTGTGGTTTCACCGATATTTCGTGCTGTCAGCGATTGTGTTACAGGACCTTTCCATTCTGGGAGCGTTCCGAAGTGAATCTGTTGCTTTGCAAGGACTAACTCCGCCGGAGATTCATCCCGATTGTTAACGAGAACAACAATAAGTCCGGAAATCAACAGTATGGGAATGATGATCGTTGTGATGATTGTGCGTCTGGACATGGTTTGGATAAAAGGTTGAATTCCACTGTCATTTTAACTGAAGTTCTCGGAGCTTCCGACTTACGTTTTGTATAATAACATCACTCAATTTAAAAATGCAAACTTGTTTTTTCGCTTGACTTTGCAGGTTCTGTGTGCTATTCTAATGAGGGTTTGGGACAAAGATGTATGACGGGTTGAGTCGGAAAAGACGAAGTACCATTAAGATGCCAATGTGGTTACAGTCCTTCAAACCGCCACTTGTGTAAACTGATAAAGGAGATATTTAGTGATTGAAAAGAGATCTGCCTTTGTGCTGCCGTTGATGCTTTTATTCTTCTATACCTCCGCTGTTTCAACAGTAGAAACCCCGAAGTATTATCCGATTGACGTAGGAAATCGGTCGGTGTTGGAGACCGAGGATGGAACTGAAAGGATTACTTACACGGTTGAAGCTGCTGAAGAACGTTTTGAAGATAAAGAGATCATACTTCTAAAAAGAAAAGCGGAAACGTCAGGGACAGACGAAACCACCGGTGAAGTATACTTTGTGCATCTTGACGACGACGGCGTAAAATTGCATAAAGTTGTTGCAGAACTCGGTTCAGTGTTCGGTACAGCAACAGCCGTATTATCGCCCCCTGTTTTGTTTCTTCCAGCATCATTAGCACTGGGCGATTCGTGGGAGTTTATGTTGGAATCGGAGGTTATACTCACAGGACCGGTTTCAGTCCTCAGTGTCTACGAAGTTGTTGCTGTAGAAGATGTGGTAACACCCGCGGGGACATTTGAGAACTGCCTTAAAATTAAACTTGATTCAAGAACCGTCTCCACGTTGTCGGTAAGCCGTTCTACCTCTTACCAATGGATGGCACCGAATATTGGAATTGTTAGGGTTGAGACCGATCAGGAGATTGTCTTTAATTTAGTAAGTTCCAATCTAATCACGGATACGTCCATTTACGATGTAACGGGTGATGGCGTTGTTAACATATTAGATCTCGTCTTTGTCGCGTCTCTCTTTGGAGAGGTGAATGCAGATGCGGATGTGAACGTCGACGGTGTCGTTAATATTTTGGATTTGACACTAATTGCGCAGAATTTCAGCGATTAACCTAAAATTCATCGGAAATCGCTAATAGGGGCGTTGGTCCCATCGGGATCGACCCACCCTTCAACATAGTGAACCTTTCCGCTTAAGGGGAGGTATCCTTCACACACCGAAACCCGCGGAAGACGCTCGTGTAGTGCTGCGGTCCCCAGTCTCGATAAGCAACTCGTAGGAATAACCCGTTATCGGTCCAGCAGCCACCCCTTAAAACGCGATTCTTCTTTTTGATGGCTTTGAAACTCTTGATAACTTCTTCGCGCGTGCCATTTGAAAATGGGTTTTTACGTGCGGATGTTGCATAGAAATCAGGATCATATTCATCAAGGCACCACTCGGAGACATTCCCAGCCATATCGTATAAACCGTAGCCATTGGGTGGGTACTGTCCGACAGCGATCGGGGCGTTGAAATGCCGTGCGTGGTTTGCGCGAGTTGCATCATAAGTATCACCCCACGGATACGCTTTCCCGATAAGTCCACCGCGCGCTGCTTTCTCCCATTCCGCTTCTGTTGGTAACCGTTTCCCTGTCCATTGTGCATAAGCCACCGCTGCATACCAACTCACATAAACGACTGGATGATCAGCCTTGCCATCGGGATAGGCGTTACCATTCCAAAGTCGGAGGTATACACCGTCGTGGAACCTTTCTGCAATATTTCCTTTCTGCCATTCGGGATTTGCCTCGACGAACGCCTTGTATTGAGCATTTGTGACCTCGTAAACATCCATATAGAAAGCATCGACATAGACGGTATGCACTGGACGTTCATTGTTTTTCCCGGTGTGGCTCCCCATTTCAAACTCGCCCGCAGGTATTAGCACCATACCATCGGGGATATCATCGGCAGACGGAATGTGTTGTGTGCCACAGACCCACAAAATGGTAAAGATTAGGAGGCACACGATTCCTTTTTGAGTCAGTATGTAAAACGTGGGTTTGATAAATAAAAGCATATTTTTGTATAAACGTGAGTTTGATAAAAGTGAGATGTTGGGTCTCGCTTAGATAGGACTTACGCAGTCTGCTCATTTGTAGCACAAACTTTCCAGTTTGTGTCAGAAGAATCTGTGTTTTTGGGAAAGTTCCCATCTCACAGGACGTGCTACGGCTACAATTGCGTAAGTCCTGTTAGACTTACAACCCGCAACTTAGGTTATAATTTTGTTAATTTCCCTTATTATCTCAATTATTAAATATAAGGCTATATCTAACTAATATTATACAATATTTTTTGGGAAAAGAAAAGAAAAGAAAATTCTGTGCTGTGTGCGATTTTTAGGAGGTCTCCGTTCAACTGAAAGGTAATCCCCAAGCAAAAACACCTACGGGAACTCCAAAGCACTTTGTAGCGTCCCCTGTTAGGTTGTGCATAGGTCTTTCGCACCATCAGTCTCACCTTCCACCGCCTCTGCTATGAAATATGTATCTGAGAGGTCTCGCAAAAAGTCGCCTCAATCGCAAAGTGTTAGATAAAGTCATTATTATTTTGTTATTTTATATGAAAAATATGACTTAATCCAACACTCGTATAAAACCTTATAATAATTGACTTTATCGCACTTTTAATTTGATTAATACCGAAATTTGTGATACCATATACATTAACAAATGTGAAACTTCTGACACAACGGTCCACGCACAACTTCACAAAACCGACCACCATGCCAAACGGACACATTGATATCAACATTGACAAAGCGATTTCCGCCTCGACCAGAACAGGTATCTCCCAAGACAGAGGTGCGTGTTGCCCCGTCGCGTCGTCCGTAGAGACTACTAACAATCCGTTAGGCTGCCCCCCCCCACTTTACAAATATAAAGTATTATTCTTCAGAATACCGTATCCGCAGTTATCATTGTTCTCGATGCTTCGCGCCCGCGCTGCCTTCGTCTCACACGGAGTGTCTCGTCGCGGGCTATTTTTCGTGTCGCACGAGACACCCAAACACCAATTCGATTGCTAAAACGACAAGGAGATCTAAAAATGAAAGGATTCATATTTAAGGAACAGACCATGCTCATGAAATATTGTAAAATCTTTTGTATATATTCCGCACTCTTGATAGTGATGGGTGGCATTTGGGTTGACGTTGGCATTGCGCAATCGGACTGGATGCCGGATGCGAACTTACGGGCAGCAGTGCTAACCGACCTTAAGGGATACGGGATAGTAGGTTCAACCGCTACGACCTTTACAAAAGAGAATCTGGCGGACTCGAGATACATACAGATGACGCTTTATGGAGAAGAGATAACAGACCTTACCGGATTGAAATATGCAACCTCTGCAGAGACGTTGTATCTCGAT
This is a stretch of genomic DNA from Candidatus Poribacteria bacterium. It encodes these proteins:
- a CDS encoding formylglycine-generating enzyme family protein, which gives rise to MCLLIFTILWVCGTQHIPSADDIPDGMVLIPAGEFEMGSHTGKNNERPVHTVYVDAFYMDVYEVTNAQYKAFVEANPEWQKGNIAERFHDGVYLRLWNGNAYPDGKADHPVVYVSWYAAVAYAQWTGKRLPTEAEWEKAARGGLIGKAYPWGDTYDATRANHARHFNAPIAVGQYPPNGYGLYDMAGNVSEWCLDEYDPDFYATSARKNPFSNGTREEVIKSFKAIKKKNRVLRGGCWTDNGLFLRVAYRDWGPQHYTSVFRGFRCVKDTSP
- a CDS encoding DUF1573 domain-containing protein; translated protein: MSRRTIITTIIIPILLISGLIVVLVNNRDESPAELVLAKQQIHFGTLPEWKGPVTQSLTARNIGETTLHIHRIQTGCSYAEITGPDVIQPDEGSTFQIVLNPELLPPDKTSVTAGIFTDSPKTPIVYLTIIATAKRFAMLDPDVCEFGDILPETMHQKTINLIVNAPLDTSDIRLLPSGHEALTWEITPNLGTDTSLVTVQLGPLKDRGVFSLLLTVHFPNQRTLTFPVTAKVVSADHQ